CAGTGATCCCCACTGGGGACTGGCAGAGCCCCATGCTCTCTGTTCACCCTGGATGGGTGGCACCCGGGGGCAGGCATGGGGCCTGCAGGAGCCCCTGTGTGCCACCCCTCCCCTGCCAGCATCCCATCTCCCAGGAGGCCCCCAGGGCAGGTAAGTGCCAGGTCCCCCTCAGCTCACCGTTTTCCTTCCCCTTGACAAACGCCTCCCACTCCCGGAACCACTGCATGCTGATGCAGTAGATGACGCCCGGCGACTCCTCGGCCTGGAAGGCCTTGTTCAACTGGCAGGCGGGCAGGGACGGGAGGAGACAGAGGGCAGGTCAGTCTCTATTTACCTTCAGCAAGGATTTCCCAAATGCCCCTGCCCCAGTCCCTCACCCAAGAGTCTTACAAAAACACCAGATACTCAAGGTGAGAAATCAAACCCCCAGACAAGCTCAAACAAAATGAACACACCCATCGCTCAGAGAGGACGGTGGTAACATTTTGTGGGTCTCTTCAATAACTGTTTGACCCAACTGAGACCACAAGGGAGATTCtactttttgagaaggagtctcactctgtcacccaggctggagtgcagtggcgcgatctcggcttactgcaacctctgcctcccaggttcaagcgattctcccacctcagcctcttgagtagctgggattacaggtgtgtgccaccacctggctactttttgtgtttttagtagagatggggtttcgccatgttggccaggctggtcttgaactcctgacctcaggtgatccgcccacctcgacctctcaaaagtgctgggattacaggcatgaaccactgcgcccggcctgggagATGCTAATTTTCTCCGGTTGAATAGAATGTGCCTATCTGCTCAGAGAGGCAGCTCTCCTTCTGACAGGAGCATTTTCTTTTTCGAGATGGGGGgtggtctcactctgtgcccaggcgggagtgcagcggcacaatcatggctcactgcagccttgacctcctgggctcaagtgatcctcccacctcagcctcctgagtaggttggaccacaggtgcataccactaggCCCAGCCCTGAcagtctcttttttgtttgtgttctgagacagggtctcactctattgcccaggctggggtgcagcggcatgatcacggctcactgcagcctcaacctcccaggcttaggtgatcctcccaactcactCAGCCCTCCaggtagcggggactacaggtacacatcaccatgcctggctaatttttgtattgtttgtagagatggggtttcgccatgttggccaggttggtcttgaactcctgggctcaagtgatccacctgcctcggcctcccaaagtgctgggatcacaggcgtgagccaccatgcccaggcagcAGAATCATTTCCTAATGGCCAAAAAGCACGGGCGTCCCTCAGTGTCTCTCACCAGGCCCTCCCTGTGAGTGGAACACGTCCTAACCCTGTTAGAAGTAGCGTGGCAGGGAGGGAGTGTGCCAGCAGCCTCGCCTGCACTCAGCTCCCTCACAGAAGTCCCTCTTCTAAACACAATCACACTTGAGTCCTGGTTTGCACCTTGGTTTTCACTTCCTGCTTTATCTTGGGCAGTCTGTAGAGCCCAGTGGTTCTCACCCAGGGCAGGGAGGGTACTCTGCACCCCAGGGGACCCTTGGCAATCTCTGGAGGTCATTTTGGTTGTCACTAGcactagtgggtagaggccaagaatgctgctaaacatcctacaatgcataggACGGCCCCACAATAAAGAATGATTCAGCCCAAAATAACACAGCCAAGGCTGAGAATGGGATCCATCTAATGGTTCTTTAAGCTCAACAGCACCCGGGCGATGAGGCTTCACTTACTCAAGCCAACCCTCCCACCAGGAAAAGCCCTCCTAGACACCTGGCCATCTAGTTCCCCGCAGAagactcctttcttttctttttcttttttttttttttgagatggagtcttactcggttgcccaggctggagcgcagtggcacaatctcagctcactgaaacctccgcctcccaggttcaagcgattatcctgcctcagcctcccaagtagctgggattacaggcacccgccaccatgcccagctaatttttgtatttttagtagagatggggtttcgccatgttggccaggctggtttcaaactcctgacctcaagtgatctgttcgtctcagcctcccaaagtgctgggattacaggtgtgagccaccatgcccagcctcaaaagACTGCTTTCAAACTTGCTCAGGGACTGCACAGGATTCTTCTGTCCCCAAGTCCACAGCTGCCCCAGGCAGAGGCTGGCAGAGCCGCCCCCTCGCCACACGCACCTTGATGAAGGTGTCGATCTCGATCCTCCTGCGCTTGGCCAGTGCCTCGATCTCCACCTGGCAGATGGAGCACACGTACAGGTGGTTCACGGCGGGGCCACCCCCGAATCTGTGCccagggtgggagagagagacacGGCCTGAGTGGGGTACCAGGGAGGGGAGAGTGATCACTGCCTTCCACTTCCCCCTCAAGCCATCAGTGCCCCCTCAGCGCTGTCGCAGGCCTGCATGCACCTCTGTGTGAGCACCACAGAGCCTGCAACGGAGCAGCGCGCCCACAGCCCAAGGGAGGTCCTGCTTCAAGGCTGAAGGGCAGATGGCCAACACACTCAGCTGTGCTTCAGCCAGTTTCCTGTCCCTTGCCGCTGGAAGGATCCAAGCGGATTCCCACAAACGACATGTGTCATTCTCCATGAGACAAGTGAAGGCGGCTCTGTGTTGCCCGCGTGGAGGCCAGAGTGTGGTGTGGGGTCCTGGTGGCAttccttccctgccctcccctctttTCCTGCCCAGCTGGGCCCTGGACAGGACGGAGACAAGTTGGCCTCCCAGGCTCTCACCTGTTGTACAGGTGCTCCCAGACGTTCTGGGGCAGGATGACCACCAGGTCGTCGATGTAGTGGTATTTGTGGGGCGGGATGCCTGGGAAGAAGGTACAGGGAGCGAAGCTGTGGCTCGGCCCACCTGCCCACCCTGCTCTCCCACCACAGGGGGCGCCTCACCTCCGTGGGAGCAGAGGAAGGTCTGGTTGGTGATGGGGCCTGGCTCCGCGAAGGTGTTGAACTTGTTGAGCCACTCGCGGGACACGTAGAACCGCAGCAGGCTGGGCTCCCGCATGGCGGCCAGGGACACCACCTGCTGTCGCTCCCGCACGGCCTCCTCGCTGCTCTTCCTGTGGGGTGAGGAGGGGGCGAGAAGCTGTGCCTGACGGCTGCCACCTTCAGACACATGCAGGGCCCCCATCCCAGTGCACCTCGGGCTACCGGCCCtgtccaccacctcctgggtcccTCAGGGGTCCTGGACATGTGAGCAGCCCCCTGTGCCGCCGGCCAGGGCCCTGGAGAAGGCTCCAAGCTGCCTTCCTGGGTTCCCTACAGCAGCCAGAGGGCTGTTTCTTAACAATCCAAGTCCTTACTTCCCTGGCTTAATCCAGGCGCTGTCCCCTACACACACCCAGAAGGCCCACGGGTCCCAGGGGACGGGGATGGTGAGGTTCGtccaccaggcccggcctggcGCCCACCTGTAGAAGAGTACGTAGCCCTCGGCGTTCTGCACCACTGTCTCGTGGACTTCTGTGACGTACTGGTCATCAAACTCGTACCACTGCCCATTGATCACGTTCTGGCAGTAGGCGATGTAGTGCCCACCTGCGGCGGCAGAGCAGACGGGTCACAGGGATCCTAGCGGATGGGGACGGCAGGGGAGGGGACATGACTCACTGCCTGCCGTGCCGTGGTGGCAGATGACCGAGAGGAGGTCGTAGGTGGTGATCTGGGATGTGCACTCCTTGGCAAGGAAGGGGCGCAGGTCGAGCCCCTCGAGGGGGAAGGAGACGTGGCTGTTGATCTTGAATGAGTACATCACCTCGTGCCGAAAGCGCTTTAGGTGAATGCACAGGATCTGCGGGGACAGAGAGAGCGCCGGTCATCTAGGAAGAAATGACGCGGACCCTCGCAGCCTTGCCCACGGGCCCAGGACAGCTGATGGGATCATGCAAGCTGACTCCATTGGAACAAATCCAAGAGTTCCACGTGGGGGCCAGACTGGGCTCGCTCTAAGTCACACAGATCACTCCCAGCTCCACTGCTAAGAACTGGACCCCAAGAGCTGCAATGAGCCATCAAGTTTACCAGTTCTGTCGGCACTGCCTTTGAGAAGCCACAAAGCCTCCCCGAGCCACCACAGCCCCATCCTGGGCCCCCTCTGCCAGGGCCCTCTCCTCTTTGCTCCAGCCACACGTGCCTTCCTTGGTGCGGACAAGCCTGCTTCTGCACTGGGGTTTTGTCTGTTCCTTCTGTGCCTTCCATCCACGACGCTGACACCAGCCTACACCCTCCAGGCCTCACTCAGATGTCACTCCTCAGAAAGACCCCTGGCAACAGCCCCGGCTGGGCCAGCTCTCCTCCCGCCACTCTGCAGCTGGCAGGAGCCATAGCTGTCTCACTGGGGGTGGTAACCCAGTGTCCCACACACCTGCCTCCCATTGGGCCCTCACACAACATGTTAGACAACATGTGCTGAGGCTACCGAGAGAGGGCACCAAGTCACAGTCGGAAAAATGTGCCCCCTGCCAACCCTTCCCAGAGGTTTCTCAGCCAAAGCTATGGAGTCTCCACGGCCCCTGCAGCACAGAAGTGCCCGAGCAGTGGAGCGGGCTCAGCCCCTGCCTGGTGTGTGCTGGTGTGCATCCCGAGATAGCTGAGGAGGAGGCTGCCGAGGCCGCCGGCTCACCTCGGGCAACCGCAGGACTTTGCAGTACTTCACTCCGTTccgcagcctggggaggaagcaCGAGCCAGCATCAGTGTCCGGCATCAGGGCCAGGGGCCAGGGGAGCAGCCCTCCACCCGGCTCCCTTCTGGGAAGGCAGGATTGTGGGGGGCTCTCTGCAGGAACCCAAGGGGAATATGTAGGGCACAGAAACAGCAGTTAGGGAAAAGGTGGTGGAAGGCTCACTTACTTCTTACACCGCTCACAGCTGTACATGTTGTCACCTAGGGCAGTAAAACAAAGGGTCAGAGGTTAGCAAGGATGCAAAATGAGGGAGCAAAAAAAAGTGATTATAATGATTTCTGCTTAAGAAATAaaacctggccgggcatggtggctcatgcgtgtaatcctagcactttgggaggccgaggcgggcggatcccctgaggtcaggagttcgaggccagcctggccaacatggcgaaaccccatctctactaaaaatacaaaaattagctggacgtggtggtgcgtgcctgtaatcccagctactcaggaggctgaggtaggagaatcgctcgaacctggggggctcagggcagaggctgcactgagctgatgccactgcactccagcctgggcgacagagtaaaactccatctcaaaaaaaaaataagaagaagaagaaaaagaaaaagaaataaaacctgaGAGGtactggagggagggaaggtccTGGCTGGGCCCCACAGCCAGAATCCATACAAGGGAGAAATGGATATATTTGACCCTAGAAATACTTCAACATCTGTAAGATACcaccaaaagcaaaattaaaaggcaaaaggCAAAATGGAGGTGGGGGGGAAGTGCAACATTaattacagaaaatgtatttgaaacaatttttttgagatagggtcttgctatgttgcccaggctggtcccgaactcctaggcttaggggaccctcagcctccagagtagctgggatcacaggtacatgccaccatgaccggcttaAAATCTTAATGTATAGTTTCCCCCTCCATGCACACTGtgaaaattaagtcaaaatgggATCAAAGATCtcaatataagacctaaaactataaaacttttaggagaaaaataggaaaaaagcttcatgacattggatctGGTGATGATCTCTGAAACACAACACCAAAGGtgcaggcaaccaaagcaaaagacACAAACCACAGAATGAAACGCACCCTACAGGATGGGAGGACAGGGTTATAAGTCACGTATCTGGACACATAAAGAACTCCTCTAACTAACGAGGccggcgccgtggctcacacctgtaatcccagcactttgggaggccaaggcagcaaatccatttgaggtcaggagttcaagaccaacctggccaacatggcaaaaccccatctctactaacaatacaaaaattagccaggtgtggtggcacgtgcctataatcccagctactcgggaggctgagatgggaggactgcttgcacccaggaggtggaggctgcagtgaccaagatcatgccattgcactccagcctgggtgacaaagtgagactctgtctcaagaaaaaaaagaatccctataacaagcaacaaaaaacaaaataggcaaaagactcACATAGATGTTTTTCCAAACacttacaaatggccaacaagcatatgaaaagacacttAACATCACTATcattaggaaatgcaaatcaaaaccacaatgaggctgggtgcggtggctcgcgcctgtaatcccagcactttgggagaccaaggcaggcggatcacctgaggtcaggagttcaagaccagcctggccaacatggtgaaacccattctactaaaaatacaaaaattagccggccgtggtggcacgtgcctgtaatcccagctactcaggaggctgaggcaggagaatcgcttaaacccaggaggcggaggttgcaataagccgagatcatgccattgcactccagcctgggcgtcaagagagagaatccatctcaaaaataaaacaaaacaaaacaaaaaaacgcacaatgagataccacctcatacccATGAGGTTGACTCCcatcaaaaaagtaaacaaaatgagtGTGGACgacgatgtggagaaactggaactcttgtgcgtcactggtgggaatgtgaaatggggtGGCCACTGTGGAACCCAGTACAGTGGCTCCTcgagaaattaaaaataggcatAGACCCAAAGGGATGAAAGAAGAGAGGTGTGCACACCCACGGTCAGAGCAGCATTCCTCACAATAGCTAACAGGGAAGCGGCCTGAGTGTCCACTGATGGATGAACGAATAAGCAGAAAGGCCCCAGCCATCCACACAATGGAACAATAAATAACCAGCATACAAAAGGCAGGGCATTCTGACGCACGCTGCAACGTGGATGAACCCTAAGGACGTTATGCTCAGTAAAAGCCGTCAGTCACAAAATGGCAAgtactgtataattccacttcTATGAGGCCTTTAGAGTAGTCACATTCACAGACTTGAATGTggaggttgccaggggctgggaggtgggagtAGGGAGCTGTTTCACGGATACTGAGTTTCAGGTTTGCaagatggaaaagttctggaaatgaatGGGGAGGATGGCTGCGTGACCATGTGCATGTATTTAACACTACTCGACTGTGCACTTTCTGTTAAAAATAGCATTTACAATGGTTATGgtggtaaattttacattttgtgtattttatcgCAAttgaaaattggaaataaaaaaaaaaagagagagttttCCCAAAGGTTTAGATGCCAAATAGCCAACggagaaaaagaacaagaacagGAATGGgcaatgtttaaataaatacatagagagtgtatatttaacaaaaaatgtaGAAACTCATCAgtaatcaaggaaatgaaaaattaacataCATCATTTTTGCCCACCaaattggtaaaaataaaaataagtaaacactCAAGAGCTGCAAGATGATGGGGTTGGGATAGCATGTGGCCCTGGTCCAGCGTGGCTGGCAGTGGGCATGGGTATCTGATGGGATCAACCTTGGAAGCCAAGTCTAGCCTGGCTGTGCATCCCACAAGCCCTGGGCTGCATGCTGGCCTGCTGGGGTCTGCACACCCCCGTCCCCACAACCCTCCACCTCCCCGACCCTTGCCAGCCAGGCCCCTCACCCTTTAACTCATCAGCGGCAAAGAAGGCAGCAAGGCAGTCTTCCAGGGTGACGACAGGCCCCCAAAACCAGCTGGGGGTACAGGATACCACAAACCTACAGACAGAAAAGGAGTGCAGGGGTGCTGCCAGGGCCTGGGCAAGAACAGGAGCTGAAGGGACTCTGGCTGAGGTCTGTCAGGCCTGAGCCGCAGAAGGACCCTGAAGGCCCAGAGAAGCAGCCGGGCACGGCGGGTCAGGGCAGAGGCCTGGAGCCAGACACGTCCGTGTCCTGGGCCGAGTGACATCATCTCTCCGCAAGCCTGGCCTCCTTCATCTGTGTTGCGGCCATGATCATGCTACCCCCTCCCTGGGGTCGTGCGGGTCTCTGGCCTCAGGCAGGAAGAGGCAGCCCTGGGAAAGCTGCTGCCCTTCCCGCCAAccaggcctgtgtcctgctgctgCCCTCCCTTCAACCTGCCACGTGGTCACCTCCCTGCTGTCCATCGCCCTCCAGCTCCAAGGGACTATCCAATCCTGGCCACTTCAAAGTAGCCAAGAAATCCCCTGCATATTAAGCCAACTCCTCTGCAGGCTTCGGCCCCCAGCTCCTCCCAGGACCTCCCTGGTTCCCCAAATGCATGGACTTCACTGTGTACTGTCTCCCGCCCAGGAAAACCAGGACAGGGCCCAGCCCGTGTCGCCCAGTAGTGGCAAGGTGGGCGCACCGTCGGATGTACTCCACAATGAAGGCCAGCCAGCCCTGGGCGGCATAGCTGTCCCCACAGGCGCCTGGCTTGGCCGGCACATTCTGGTAGATGGCTGAATGGAGCTTGGCCAGGTCCTCCTTGCCAGGAATGGGCAGTGATAAGTCCTGGAATGTTTCCACTGTGGTGGATACCTGTGGGGTTGAAGGTCAGTCTGCTGCCCATCCTCTGGCAATGTCTGCATCCCAAACCCCAAGCAGCAGGTGAGGGGCAGAGGGACTACTCCCCAGGCCATAGACAGGGGATCCACGCAGGCAGGGCCCTCCCCTGGATAAAAGCAGGGAGCACCCGTGGAGAGCCCACCCTGCACCCAGTCAGGGTAAGAGCTGCTGAGGCCACTGGCAGCCTGGCCCAGCTCCCCCCATCCCTGGGGCACCCACCCGGTCACAGGTGAGACACTGCACGAGGCTGAGAATGGAGCCGTCAAAGATGTCTGAGATGACGCTGCGGTAGCGCTGCTCCTTCCGCCTCCGGCTGCCAGCACTCAATACctgggctggggacacagcacAGGACTAGCCCAGCCTCCACCTGCCTGGCCGCGGCGAGGTGCGGGCCCTGGGGCTTCCTTTCACAGGATGTGGAGTGACATCCGTGAGTCACATGACTGGGTAAGCAATTCACCATCTCATGCCTCTGTGTCTTCCTCTGCAAAACGTGGCTCCCACACTGGTGTCTCAGGGGTGCACCTGAGAGGAGCCCATAGCCCTGCCCTCCGCCACACGGGGCCATGAGAAAGGCAGCTACGGGCGTAATCTGTACTCCCAGCCTCAAGCTGACCCACCTTCCCCTGTGCCCCCCGAACCTTTCTTGAGCACGTACGACGGTGCCATCCTCACGGGGCTTGCACGAGGGGGGCTGCTAGACAGCTTGGCATGGCCCTCGTGGTGGTGGACGGGGCTGCAGGGGCGAGAGGAGCTGCGTAGGTGAGCATCATTGTCCGGCTCTGGGGGCAGAGAGGGTACCATGCTGGGCCAGGGCAGCCAGGCCAGCTCCACGAGTGAGCAGGAAGATGACCTGCCAGCCCCTCCTAAAGGGACGAAAGCCTGACCCTAATGTGTCTCCTCTGTCATGTGCCCACTCCTGGCCCCAGCACACAGGCCGGAGCAGACCTGTCCAATCCATGTCTGGCTGGAAGGCTCAGGGCTCTGGGAGAGGGCTCTGAATTGGGCTCCAGCATTATGAGCTAGGGGACCCTGGGCACATCACTGAGCCCCCCCGGAGGCTGACTTCCCCACTGTCATTCGGGTCTAGTGAAGAACCTGTCCCCCGGGGGCTACTGCAGGTCGGCGCTCAGCACCCGGTAGGTACTGGGCCATAGGCTGAGGTTCCTCCCGCAGTCCCTGG
This genomic window from Pan paniscus chromosome 11, NHGRI_mPanPan1-v2.0_pri, whole genome shotgun sequence contains:
- the USP20 gene encoding ubiquitin carboxyl-terminal hydrolase 20, which produces MGDSRDLCPHLDSIGEVTKEDLLLKSKGTCQSCGVTGPNLWACLQVACPYVGCGESFADHSTIHAQAKKHNLTVNLTTYRLWCYACEKEVFLEQRLAAPLLGSSSKFSEQDSPPPSHPLKAVPIAVADEGESESEDDDLKPRGLTGMKNLGNSCYMNAALQALSNCPPLTQFFLECGGLVRTDKKPALCKSYQKLVSEVWHKKRPSYVVPTSLSHGIKLVNPMFRGYAQQDTQEFLRCLMDQLHEELKEPVVATVALTEPRDSDSSDTDEKREGDRSPSEDEFLSCDSSSDRGEGDGQGRGGGSSQAETELLIADEAGRAISEKERMKDRKFSWGQQRTNSEQVDEDADVDTAMAALDDQPAEAQPPSPRSSSPCRTPEPDNDAHLRSSSRPCSPVHHHEGHAKLSSSPPRASPVRMAPSYVLKKAQVLSAGSRRRKEQRYRSVISDIFDGSILSLVQCLTCDRVSTTVETFQDLSLPIPGKEDLAKLHSAIYQNVPAKPGACGDSYAAQGWLAFIVEYIRRFVVSCTPSWFWGPVVTLEDCLAAFFAADELKGDNMYSCERCKKLRNGVKYCKVLRLPEILCIHLKRFRHEVMYSFKINSHVSFPLEGLDLRPFLAKECTSQITTYDLLSVICHHGTAGSGHYIAYCQNVINGQWYEFDDQYVTEVHETVVQNAEGYVLFYRKSSEEAVRERQQVVSLAAMREPSLLRFYVSREWLNKFNTFAEPGPITNQTFLCSHGGIPPHKYHYIDDLVVILPQNVWEHLYNRFGGGPAVNHLYVCSICQVEIEALAKRRRIEIDTFIKLNKAFQAEESPGVIYCISMQWFREWEAFVKGKENEPPGPIDNSRIAQVKGSGHIQLKQGADYGQISEETWTYLNSLYGGGPEIAIRQSVAQPLSPESLHGEQKIEAETRAV